One Lysinibacillus sp. OF-1 DNA segment encodes these proteins:
- the ald gene encoding alanine dehydrogenase, which yields MIIGVPKEIKVMENRVALTPASASVLIAAGHIVLVESNAGLGSNFTDEHYMEAGATIVPTAKDVWAAEMVLKVKEPIASEYDYFYKGQILFTYLHLAADEALTKALLEKEVVAIAYETVQLADGSLPLLAPMSEVAGRMAAQIGAHYLEKTNGGKGILLSGVPGVAKGNVTIIGGGVVGYNAAKTAVGLGANVTILDVNPARLRQLEEIFGDRIQTLLSNSFNIAEQLKTADLVIGAVLIPGAKAPRLVTEKMVKAMQPASVIVDVAIDQGGIVETADRVTTHDNPTYEKHGVVHYAVGNMPGAVPKTSSMALTNVTLPYAIQIAAKGYKEALLQNESLRKGLNVYQGIITMRKVAEALQLPCESAENLLKGQIV from the coding sequence ATGATTATTGGTGTACCTAAAGAAATAAAAGTAATGGAAAACCGTGTTGCTTTAACGCCTGCAAGTGCAAGTGTTTTAATAGCTGCAGGTCATATAGTACTTGTTGAATCGAACGCAGGTCTTGGCTCGAATTTTACAGATGAGCACTATATGGAAGCTGGTGCAACCATCGTTCCAACGGCGAAGGACGTATGGGCTGCCGAAATGGTCCTAAAGGTAAAAGAGCCAATCGCTTCAGAATATGATTATTTTTACAAAGGACAAATCTTATTTACCTACTTACATTTAGCAGCAGATGAAGCATTAACGAAGGCACTTTTAGAAAAAGAAGTAGTAGCCATTGCTTATGAAACGGTCCAATTAGCCGATGGAAGCCTGCCACTTCTTGCTCCGATGTCAGAAGTGGCTGGTCGAATGGCTGCGCAAATCGGTGCACATTATTTAGAAAAAACAAATGGTGGTAAAGGTATTTTACTAAGCGGTGTGCCAGGTGTGGCAAAAGGTAATGTAACCATTATAGGTGGTGGCGTTGTCGGCTATAATGCAGCAAAAACTGCTGTAGGCTTAGGTGCAAATGTGACGATTTTAGATGTCAATCCCGCTCGACTTCGCCAGCTTGAAGAGATATTTGGGGATCGTATTCAAACGTTGCTATCCAATAGCTTCAACATTGCAGAACAATTGAAAACAGCAGATTTGGTTATTGGTGCAGTACTTATTCCTGGTGCCAAGGCGCCCCGACTTGTGACAGAGAAGATGGTGAAAGCCATGCAGCCAGCCTCTGTTATCGTAGATGTGGCCATTGATCAAGGCGGAATTGTGGAAACAGCAGACCGTGTAACAACACATGATAATCCAACATACGAAAAACACGGTGTTGTGCATTATGCAGTTGGTAATATGCCAGGTGCAGTGCCGAAAACATCGTCAATGGCTTTAACGAATGTGACATTACCATATGCTATACAAATTGCAGCAAAGGGCTATAAGGAAGCACTATTACAAAACGAATCATTGCGAAAAGGTTTGAATGTTTATCAAGGTATAATTACAATGCGTAAGGTTGCTGAAGCTTTACAGCTACCATGTGAAAGCGCAGAGAACCTATTAAAGGGGCAAATCGTGTAA
- a CDS encoding MFS transporter — translation MDKQHHKYRWVVFVAVLFTYLLMASQRTAPGLITDQLMKDFGVTASTIGLLTSIQFFVYTGLQIPMGILADRFGPNFFLIVGAALTGLGTILYSLGTHEFVLFFSRMLTGVGDATIWVNMVLILAQWFQKKEFVRLIGFAGMTGSLGFLLATVPFATLILLFGWRITFFSTGLLLCLCGVLLYFVLVKTTKRIFAEESVVVTEEVQREKTSVLLRKICSSRQAWALFFCHFGVVGGYVGFISSWAVPYGINMYEMTRAEASQLIMIGLIGALMGAPLTSWVAGWLGTIKKPYIVVHIAVLVCWFAFLLWKGHPSIFMLIVLFFIIGFGYGASALTFAAVRQTFPLAESGIVSGFANTGGFLSAALLPIMFGYILDYFQSASGNIGEGYYYGFISPVAFSVMGLIGVMLFKERRVETGG, via the coding sequence TTGGACAAACAACATCATAAGTACAGATGGGTTGTGTTTGTTGCTGTATTGTTTACCTATTTGTTAATGGCAAGTCAGCGAACTGCTCCGGGGTTAATTACGGATCAATTAATGAAGGATTTTGGTGTGACAGCATCGACGATCGGGTTATTGACGAGTATACAATTTTTTGTGTATACAGGTTTGCAGATTCCGATGGGGATTTTAGCGGATCGGTTTGGTCCGAATTTTTTTCTTATCGTTGGTGCTGCCCTTACAGGATTAGGTACAATTCTTTATAGTCTAGGTACACATGAATTCGTGCTATTTTTTTCTAGAATGCTTACAGGGGTAGGGGATGCGACCATATGGGTGAATATGGTGCTCATTTTGGCGCAATGGTTTCAGAAAAAGGAGTTTGTCCGATTAATTGGTTTTGCTGGGATGACCGGGAGTCTTGGTTTCTTATTGGCGACAGTCCCTTTTGCGACCTTGATCCTGTTATTTGGTTGGCGGATCACATTTTTTTCAACGGGGCTTTTATTATGCTTATGTGGGGTGCTTCTTTATTTTGTGCTTGTGAAAACTACAAAACGAATTTTTGCAGAAGAATCAGTAGTAGTAACTGAGGAAGTACAACGAGAAAAAACCTCTGTTTTATTACGCAAAATATGTTCGAGTCGACAAGCGTGGGCTTTATTTTTTTGTCATTTTGGCGTTGTGGGAGGCTATGTTGGCTTTATCAGCTCGTGGGCTGTTCCGTATGGGATCAATATGTATGAGATGACACGTGCAGAGGCAAGCCAGCTCATTATGATTGGATTGATTGGGGCACTGATGGGAGCTCCGTTAACGAGTTGGGTTGCAGGGTGGTTAGGAACGATTAAAAAGCCTTATATTGTTGTTCATATTGCAGTTTTAGTGTGTTGGTTTGCCTTTCTTTTATGGAAAGGGCATCCGTCCATTTTCATGCTCATTGTCCTGTTCTTTATCATCGGCTTTGGATATGGTGCAAGTGCCCTAACTTTTGCAGCTGTTCGCCAAACTTTCCCTTTAGCTGAATCAGGTATCGTTTCGGGGTTTGCCAATACAGGGGGCTTTCTAAGTGCAGCATTATTACCCATTATGTTTGGCTATATTTTGGATTATTTTCAGTCTGCTTCAGGCAATATCGGTGAGGGATATTACTATGGTTTCATCTCGCCAGTCGCATTCTCTGTTATGGGCTTAATTGGGGTGATGTTGTTTAAGGAAAGGCGTGTGGAAACAGGAGGTTGA
- the kynU gene encoding kynureninase codes for MFNMEFNPTREYAAFLDKNDDLKGFREQFYLQPETIYFDGNSLGLLSKKAEASLLTILDSWKQYGIDGWTQGEYPWFYLSEQVGAQLAKIVGAKPEEVIATGSTTVNMHQMIATFYKPTGNKTKIVIDELNFPTDLYAVQSQLGLHYENIEEHIQYVRSKDGHFYAHDDIVSAMTDDVALIILPGVLYRSGQILDMEALTKEAHQRGILIGFDLCHSVGSIEHSLHDWDVDFAFWCNYKHLNGGPGAVAGLFVNEKHFNTKPGLAGWFSSAKEKQFDMETSLIQAPDAGAYQMGSPHLLNLAPLLGALELFNEAGIQRIRKKSIQLTEYFIALYYQYLGEYGFEVNCPVINEQRGGHIFLTHTEAARICKALKAKGVIPDFRAPNGIRIAPVALYNTFEEVYEVVQILKTIMDEKLYEQFKNEREIVA; via the coding sequence GTGTTTAATATGGAGTTTAATCCTACAAGAGAATACGCAGCTTTTTTAGACAAAAATGATGATTTAAAAGGATTTAGAGAACAATTTTATCTTCAGCCAGAGACCATTTATTTTGATGGGAATTCATTAGGGCTTTTATCAAAGAAAGCTGAGGCAAGTCTGTTGACGATTTTAGATTCTTGGAAACAGTACGGCATTGATGGATGGACGCAAGGGGAATATCCTTGGTTTTATTTATCTGAGCAAGTGGGTGCTCAGCTGGCCAAGATTGTAGGCGCGAAACCAGAGGAGGTCATTGCAACAGGTTCTACTACTGTGAATATGCATCAAATGATTGCAACATTTTATAAGCCAACAGGTAATAAAACAAAAATTGTTATTGACGAATTAAATTTCCCAACTGACTTATATGCAGTACAAAGTCAATTAGGTTTGCATTATGAAAATATTGAGGAGCATATTCAATATGTTCGTAGTAAGGACGGGCACTTTTATGCGCATGATGATATTGTATCTGCGATGACAGATGATGTGGCATTGATTATCCTTCCTGGTGTGTTATATCGAAGCGGCCAGATTCTTGATATGGAAGCGCTAACAAAGGAAGCGCATCAGCGTGGTATTCTAATTGGCTTTGATCTTTGTCATTCAGTGGGTTCTATAGAGCACTCACTACATGACTGGGATGTGGACTTTGCCTTCTGGTGTAATTATAAACATTTAAACGGAGGTCCTGGTGCTGTCGCTGGATTATTTGTCAATGAGAAGCATTTTAATACAAAGCCAGGCTTGGCAGGTTGGTTTAGCTCGGCTAAAGAAAAGCAATTTGATATGGAAACAAGCCTTATACAGGCACCAGATGCAGGTGCTTATCAAATGGGCTCACCACATTTATTAAACCTTGCGCCACTGCTAGGTGCGTTGGAACTCTTTAATGAAGCAGGCATTCAACGTATTCGTAAGAAATCAATTCAGCTAACAGAGTATTTCATTGCACTATACTATCAATATTTGGGCGAATATGGTTTCGAAGTTAATTGCCCAGTAATCAATGAGCAACGAGGTGGACATATCTTTTTAACACATACAGAAGCGGCTCGTATTTGTAAGGCATTAAAAGCGAAGGGAGTTATTCCTGATTTTAGAGCACCAAATGGTATTCGTATCGCACCTGTGGCACTTTATAACACCTTTGAAGAGGTGTATGAAGTCGTTCAAATACTAAAAACAATTATGGATGAAAAATTGTATGAGCAATTCAAAAATGAACGGGAAATCGTTGCATAA
- a CDS encoding restriction endonuclease, whose translation MVKWWMVRAGDNNELIDTYLNNGIASIGWPALGNPQRFKSKEEMIRYADEKYEERKPATRLSQMSQLWRFINEIEVGDKVLSYSKEKREYIIGTVTKTHFNDTNIGNLNYPNHISVDWQKEKVSRDQLTPSSKNTLGSTLTIFRADSVANEFTQKISGVQQNITPITNDDSFLEEFEGKAISMISDKIDLLDPWQIQEVIGGLLQAMNYNVRVSPKGPDGGVDVLAYKDSFGFEKPIIKVQVKHRKSTAGSPEVQQLLGANPREGNSLFVSTGGFSNQALAVAKQEGVKTLDLEELVELIIQWYDKMPNETRALLPLKKIYIPE comes from the coding sequence ATGGTTAAGTGGTGGATGGTACGTGCGGGAGATAATAATGAATTAATTGATACTTATTTAAATAACGGAATTGCATCAATTGGATGGCCTGCATTAGGAAATCCACAGCGTTTTAAGAGCAAAGAAGAAATGATTAGATATGCTGACGAAAAATATGAGGAGCGCAAGCCTGCTACACGCTTAAGTCAGATGAGTCAGTTATGGCGATTTATTAACGAGATAGAAGTAGGGGATAAGGTGCTTTCCTATTCAAAAGAAAAACGCGAATATATTATTGGTACAGTTACAAAAACTCATTTTAATGATACTAATATAGGTAATTTAAATTATCCGAATCATATCTCTGTAGACTGGCAAAAAGAAAAAGTTTCCCGTGATCAATTAACACCTTCTTCCAAAAACACATTGGGATCCACTCTTACTATTTTCAGAGCAGATTCTGTAGCAAATGAATTTACTCAAAAAATTTCTGGAGTACAGCAAAATATTACGCCTATAACTAATGACGATTCTTTTTTGGAGGAATTTGAAGGAAAAGCTATATCAATGATCTCCGATAAAATAGATTTACTAGACCCGTGGCAAATCCAAGAGGTTATTGGCGGTCTTTTACAAGCGATGAATTACAATGTACGAGTAAGTCCAAAAGGGCCTGACGGTGGAGTAGATGTTTTAGCATATAAAGATTCGTTCGGTTTTGAAAAACCTATCATTAAGGTTCAAGTTAAACATAGAAAATCTACTGCAGGATCCCCCGAAGTACAACAGCTACTTGGGGCAAATCCAAGGGAAGGTAATTCTCTTTTTGTATCAACTGGTGGGTTTTCAAATCAAGCTTTAGCAGTGGCCAAACAAGAAGGAGTTAAAACTCTTGATTTAGAAGAACTTGTTGAATTAATTATTCAGTGGTATGACAAGATGCCAAATGAAACTCGAGCTTTATTGCCATTAAAAAAAATTTATATTCCCGAATAA
- a CDS encoding ECF transporter S component produces the protein MQNIQRPSSFTKSRTKTFDLVITAILAALVFVATMFINLKLPIGQGGLIHLGTSMLFISAILFGPKKGALAGAIGMGLFDIVGGWLIWAPTTIISRALQGFIVGKIAWSKGHTGDNLGLNILGAVVSMPVMIAVYYVGQAIMFNSWIAPMASIPGDVIQNFVGLMIAIPVCVVLKKTPYFKKNF, from the coding sequence ATGCAAAATATACAAAGGCCATCATCCTTTACAAAATCACGCACGAAAACATTTGATTTAGTCATTACAGCTATTTTAGCAGCACTTGTTTTCGTAGCTACCATGTTCATCAATCTTAAGCTACCGATCGGGCAAGGTGGACTTATTCATTTAGGGACATCCATGCTTTTCATTTCAGCCATTTTATTCGGACCTAAAAAAGGTGCACTTGCTGGAGCCATCGGAATGGGTTTATTCGATATCGTAGGCGGCTGGTTAATCTGGGCACCGACTACTATTATTTCACGTGCATTACAAGGCTTCATCGTTGGTAAAATCGCCTGGTCAAAAGGACATACAGGTGATAATCTTGGGCTGAATATTTTAGGGGCCGTCGTATCCATGCCTGTGATGATTGCCGTTTACTATGTTGGGCAAGCCATTATGTTCAATAGCTGGATTGCACCGATGGCATCCATTCCAGGAGACGTCATTCAAAACTTTGTAGGCTTAATGATCGCCATTCCAGTATGTGTTGTACTGAAAAAAACACCTTATTTTAAAAAGAATTTTTAA
- a CDS encoding 3-hydroxyacyl-CoA dehydrogenase — MNYQNITVAGSGVLGSQIAYQSAFKGFNVTVYDINDEALRNAQDRITNLKPLYQQDLGATQEEVDAAYARLTFNSDLAQAVANADLVIEAIPEVVSIKTEFYTNLGKVAPAKTIFATNSSTLLPSQFAEATGRPEKFLALHFANTIWKNNTAEIMKHPGTDMTVFDEVVEFARAIGMVPLPLYKEQPGYILNSLLVPFLDAAESLLVKEVADPETIDKTWMIGTGAPLGPFAILDIVGINTAYNIVEAKASATDDENMKKLANLLKTEYIEKGKLGRATGEGFYTYPNPSFAKPDFLKG, encoded by the coding sequence ATGAATTATCAAAACATTACGGTTGCAGGTAGCGGTGTATTAGGAAGTCAAATTGCTTACCAATCTGCTTTCAAAGGTTTTAATGTAACCGTTTACGACATTAATGACGAGGCTCTAAGAAATGCACAGGATCGCATTACAAATTTAAAACCCTTGTATCAACAAGACCTAGGTGCAACACAAGAAGAAGTAGATGCTGCTTATGCACGTCTTACTTTTAATAGTGACTTAGCTCAAGCTGTTGCGAATGCAGACCTTGTAATTGAAGCAATTCCTGAGGTTGTGAGCATCAAAACTGAGTTTTACACAAATCTAGGCAAAGTAGCACCAGCAAAAACAATCTTTGCAACAAACTCGTCTACTTTATTACCTAGTCAATTTGCTGAGGCAACTGGACGCCCTGAGAAATTTTTAGCTCTCCACTTTGCAAATACTATTTGGAAAAACAATACAGCTGAAATTATGAAACATCCTGGTACAGATATGACAGTATTTGATGAGGTTGTAGAATTTGCACGTGCAATCGGCATGGTACCTCTACCATTATATAAAGAACAACCTGGCTATATTTTAAACTCATTGCTTGTGCCATTTTTAGATGCAGCTGAATCTTTGCTTGTAAAGGAAGTAGCTGATCCAGAAACGATTGATAAAACATGGATGATTGGTACTGGTGCTCCACTTGGGCCATTTGCTATCCTAGACATCGTCGGCATTAACACAGCCTATAACATTGTGGAAGCGAAAGCAAGTGCTACTGACGATGAAAACATGAAAAAATTAGCTAACCTATTAAAAACAGAGTACATTGAAAAAGGTAAACTTGGTCGTGCAACTGGCGAAGGCTTCTACACATATCCAAACCCAAGCTTTGCTAAACCAGACTTCTTAAAAGGTTAA
- a CDS encoding GNAT family N-acetyltransferase encodes MEIRLLTAADAEVYRHLRLEGLQMNPEAFGSSFEEEKDMGLALFASRLEGQESFTFGAFEQNDLLGVATLVQENKMKLKHKANIFAVYVSPKKRGLGLGKHLMLAVINQAKVLAVVEQINLTVVSSNDSAKGLYKSLGFQVFGTEKRALKIGQQYVDEDYMVLYI; translated from the coding sequence ATGGAAATTAGGCTTTTAACAGCAGCAGATGCTGAGGTATATCGTCATTTGAGATTAGAGGGACTACAAATGAATCCGGAGGCATTTGGTTCTAGCTTTGAAGAGGAAAAGGATATGGGGCTTGCCTTATTTGCAAGTAGACTCGAGGGTCAGGAATCGTTTACATTCGGGGCATTTGAACAGAATGATTTGCTGGGCGTTGCGACATTGGTACAGGAAAATAAAATGAAGCTAAAGCATAAAGCGAACATTTTTGCCGTTTATGTTTCTCCAAAAAAGCGAGGGCTTGGCTTAGGTAAACATTTAATGTTAGCCGTCATTAATCAAGCAAAGGTATTAGCGGTCGTTGAGCAGATCAATTTAACGGTTGTGTCTTCCAATGATTCAGCAAAAGGGCTATATAAATCGCTAGGCTTTCAGGTGTTTGGAACAGAAAAGCGTGCGTTAAAAATAGGACAGCAATATGTTGATGAAGATTATATGGTGCTGTACATCTAG
- a CDS encoding YvrJ family protein — translation MITPETIQIWVSLIGNSGFPIAITIYLFVRFEKKIEVLEAVILRLLDKMEQ, via the coding sequence ATGATTACACCTGAAACGATTCAAATATGGGTTAGCTTAATTGGAAACTCTGGTTTCCCTATTGCCATTACCATCTATCTCTTTGTGCGATTCGAAAAGAAAATAGAGGTTTTAGAAGCGGTCATCTTGAGATTATTAGATAAAATGGAGCAATAA
- a CDS encoding amino acid permease: MVKHNHSMEDIMEREQGLNKGLKTNQITMIAIGGAIGTGLFLGSSLAIGLAGPSVIVSYAIGALIALLLMGCLAEMTVAHPTTGSFGAYAEKYVNSWAGFAIRYSYWFSLICSIGTEVTAVALYMRYWFPSVPNAVWIILFAAILLYVNATTVKLFGAVEYWFSVIKITAIVGFIILASIVIFGADSSSNIGIQNYFNDGGFFPHGFWGMWMGIFISLFSYLSIEMIAVSAGEAENPRKAVPIALKSAVIRLILFYIVTLVLMLMIVPWGMAGADKSPFVKVMEILNIPGGASMMNFVVLIAALSAMNSQLYISTRMMFSLSRGGFAPKQLGKLNKRQVPTRALLASVIGIIIATAFSIFKPESALSLMISISSFGAMFAWFMIFITHLFFRKKYKPIDGEKLPVRMIGYPYLTILGAVLLASVVLSTWFSPDFKATLLVGFPWLIFISICYYIWKRINIAKNRVITNDLEEEQVETI; this comes from the coding sequence ATGGTTAAACATAACCACAGTATGGAAGACATTATGGAACGTGAGCAAGGTTTAAACAAGGGATTAAAGACAAATCAAATTACGATGATTGCCATTGGAGGTGCCATTGGGACAGGGTTATTTCTCGGCAGTAGCTTAGCCATCGGTCTAGCTGGTCCAAGTGTTATTGTGAGTTACGCTATAGGAGCTCTCATTGCACTATTACTAATGGGTTGTCTCGCAGAAATGACGGTTGCGCACCCTACAACTGGATCATTTGGTGCTTATGCTGAAAAATACGTAAATTCCTGGGCAGGATTTGCTATTCGGTATTCCTATTGGTTCTCATTAATCTGTTCAATTGGTACAGAGGTGACCGCTGTTGCCCTTTATATGCGGTATTGGTTCCCAAGTGTACCCAATGCTGTATGGATTATATTATTTGCTGCTATACTGCTTTATGTAAACGCTACCACAGTGAAATTATTTGGCGCTGTAGAATATTGGTTCTCCGTTATTAAAATCACTGCGATTGTCGGCTTTATTATTTTAGCTAGTATTGTTATTTTCGGGGCAGATAGCTCCTCCAATATTGGCATCCAAAACTACTTCAATGATGGCGGCTTTTTCCCACATGGTTTTTGGGGAATGTGGATGGGTATATTTATTTCATTATTTAGTTATCTAAGTATTGAAATGATTGCTGTAAGTGCTGGGGAAGCAGAGAACCCAAGGAAAGCTGTCCCAATTGCATTAAAATCAGCTGTGATTCGTTTAATTTTATTTTATATTGTAACACTTGTACTAATGCTGATGATTGTCCCTTGGGGAATGGCAGGTGCAGACAAGAGCCCATTCGTTAAAGTAATGGAAATATTAAATATTCCTGGTGGCGCATCCATGATGAACTTTGTTGTTCTAATCGCAGCGCTTTCGGCTATGAATAGCCAGCTTTATATTTCTACTCGTATGATGTTCTCACTTTCACGGGGTGGCTTTGCTCCGAAGCAATTGGGTAAGCTTAACAAAAGACAAGTTCCGACGAGGGCATTGCTCGCATCTGTTATCGGTATTATCATTGCTACAGCATTTTCGATTTTCAAGCCAGAATCAGCTTTATCGCTTATGATTTCAATTTCAAGCTTTGGCGCTATGTTTGCGTGGTTTATGATTTTCATTACGCATCTATTTTTCCGTAAAAAATACAAACCGATAGATGGAGAAAAACTACCTGTACGTATGATTGGTTATCCTTATTTAACCATTTTAGGAGCCGTTCTATTAGCTTCTGTCGTATTATCAACATGGTTCTCTCCTGATTTTAAAGCAACATTACTTGTCGGCTTCCCTTGGCTTATCTTCATTTCCATCTGCTATTATATTTGGAAACGAATAAACATAGCAAAAAATCGTGTCATCACAAATGATCTTGAGGAAGAGCAAGTAGAAACCATATAG
- a CDS encoding cell wall hydrolase, protein MPRVKYRDADVALMARMMRAEAEGEGQQGMLYVGNVIVNRAVASCLDFNDVRTIEQVIYQVQGGNYSFEAVQKGNMFYQRARETEKRLAKQNLDFWRDHPAKYALWYFNPYAPCPPTWYGQPFTGQFKNHCFYEPAPDTCESVYMG, encoded by the coding sequence ATGCCAAGAGTAAAATACCGCGATGCAGATGTTGCTTTAATGGCAAGGATGATGAGAGCAGAAGCTGAAGGTGAGGGTCAACAAGGCATGCTTTACGTGGGCAACGTCATTGTCAATCGTGCAGTAGCATCTTGTTTAGACTTCAACGATGTTAGAACCATTGAACAAGTTATTTACCAGGTACAAGGTGGAAATTATTCTTTTGAAGCCGTTCAAAAAGGCAATATGTTTTACCAACGAGCGAGAGAAACCGAAAAAAGATTAGCGAAACAAAATTTAGACTTCTGGCGAGATCATCCAGCAAAATATGCACTCTGGTACTTCAATCCATATGCCCCATGTCCCCCAACATGGTACGGCCAACCGTTTACTGGTCAATTCAAAAATCATTGCTTCTATGAACCTGCTCCAGATACTTGTGAGAGTGTTTATATGGGATAG
- a CDS encoding pyridoxamine kinase, producing the protein MMKKVAVIQDMSSFGKCSLTAAIPVLSVMGVQAVPLPTAILTAQTGYSSFYCEDLTSKMDYFVDEWSKLGTTFDGIHTGFVTGKEQIDNIFRFLDVFHANETTLLVDPVMGDHGEVYKMFTGELLDRMKELVKCADIITPNVTECCLLTGLSYEKLQRYPNDIEYIQTLEEAGQQLQQATGANVIITGLNPPTTATGKRYVGNMFVDAERSFHSIRDYNGESYSGTGDLFASVVMGGMMRGQDLVESMKLAETFLAAAIEATSKEQVPREAGVHFEQFLRMLL; encoded by the coding sequence ATGATGAAAAAAGTTGCTGTAATTCAAGATATGTCGTCCTTTGGGAAGTGCTCGTTAACGGCTGCGATACCTGTACTGTCTGTAATGGGTGTACAAGCAGTACCGCTTCCAACAGCTATTTTAACGGCGCAAACAGGGTATTCGAGTTTTTATTGTGAGGATTTAACGTCAAAGATGGACTATTTTGTAGATGAGTGGAGCAAGCTTGGAACTACCTTTGATGGCATTCACACAGGATTTGTCACAGGGAAGGAGCAAATCGATAATATCTTTCGTTTTTTAGACGTGTTTCACGCCAATGAAACGACATTGCTTGTTGACCCAGTGATGGGCGATCATGGCGAGGTTTATAAAATGTTTACGGGTGAGTTACTTGATCGAATGAAAGAGTTAGTGAAGTGTGCTGACATTATTACACCAAATGTTACGGAATGCTGCTTGCTTACAGGTTTGTCGTATGAGAAGCTACAGCGTTATCCAAACGATATCGAGTATATTCAGACTCTTGAAGAGGCAGGACAACAGCTACAACAGGCGACTGGAGCGAACGTCATTATTACTGGGTTGAATCCTCCAACAACAGCTACGGGCAAGCGTTATGTTGGCAATATGTTTGTCGATGCGGAGCGGTCTTTCCATAGTATCCGCGACTATAACGGTGAGAGCTATTCAGGTACAGGTGATCTATTTGCATCCGTTGTGATGGGCGGCATGATGCGTGGGCAAGATTTAGTGGAGTCTATGAAGCTGGCAGAAACATTTTTAGCCGCCGCGATCGAAGCTACATCGAAGGAGCAAGTTCCACGCGAGGCAGGCGTACATTTTGAACAATTTTTACGCATGCTACTTTAG
- a CDS encoding TetR/AcrR family transcriptional regulator: MKNRSQIKQDRAHETRRTLIEAGKKVFFELGFQKSTMKQIIKEAGVGHGTAYVYFSNKDALLIEIIDSLLEKMYNIAKLSFVPKSKEEAREQITFQVKAFNKQGIENEKLMKLVLEAIGSSEEIRQKWSLVQQHFIDHIEKDILYVQNNNIAYAHLNAKDVANMWYHINESFLWRCLQDPNVSIEQNVELMVHFYMKGLYTD, from the coding sequence ATGAAGAATCGTAGTCAAATTAAACAAGACCGTGCTCATGAAACGCGTAGAACATTAATTGAGGCTGGGAAAAAAGTATTTTTCGAACTGGGCTTTCAGAAATCAACGATGAAGCAAATTATTAAGGAAGCTGGTGTTGGGCATGGCACAGCTTATGTTTATTTTTCCAATAAAGATGCACTTTTAATAGAAATAATCGATTCGCTTCTTGAAAAAATGTACAATATTGCGAAGTTAAGCTTTGTTCCGAAATCAAAGGAAGAAGCAAGAGAGCAAATTACATTCCAGGTAAAGGCATTCAATAAGCAAGGTATAGAAAACGAGAAGCTCATGAAGCTGGTTCTTGAGGCAATAGGGAGCTCAGAGGAAATTCGTCAAAAATGGTCTCTTGTTCAGCAACACTTTATTGATCATATTGAGAAAGATATTTTATATGTGCAAAATAATAATATTGCTTACGCCCATCTAAATGCCAAAGATGTTGCAAATATGTGGTATCACATTAATGAGAGTTTCCTTTGGCGTTGCTTGCAAGACCCAAATGTCTCAATCGAGCAAAACGTAGAATTAATGGTACATTTTTATATGAAAGGCCTCTATACTGATTAA
- a CDS encoding sigma-70 family RNA polymerase sigma factor, giving the protein MCNEYQKIEAFFRRNIEQIKNPIIRSFLADAKNLYLVQNAILYPTDCNRKMVDEIFQTHYIRVRKITYVSSLIYFFSLDFDKKRRRLQNRFLLIVDNDLFETECTRGDVRIEGGLLDMVENEQLFKALKTLTGKQLQILELIYVKDCTIKVIAETLHTSPQNISNLHRKALKKLQQMLKKGER; this is encoded by the coding sequence ATGTGTAATGAGTATCAAAAAATAGAGGCGTTTTTTCGCAGGAATATAGAGCAGATTAAAAATCCAATTATTAGAAGTTTTTTAGCTGATGCTAAAAATCTTTATTTGGTTCAAAATGCCATTTTATATCCAACCGATTGTAATAGGAAAATGGTTGATGAAATTTTTCAAACTCACTATATAAGGGTTCGAAAAATAACATATGTCAGCAGTTTAATTTATTTCTTCAGCTTGGATTTTGATAAAAAAAGGAGAAGATTGCAAAACCGCTTCTTATTAATCGTAGATAATGACCTATTTGAGACTGAGTGTACTAGAGGAGACGTAAGAATTGAGGGAGGATTATTGGATATGGTTGAAAACGAACAGCTCTTTAAAGCTTTAAAAACATTAACGGGCAAGCAACTTCAAATTTTAGAGCTGATTTATGTCAAAGATTGTACGATTAAAGTAATAGCAGAAACATTACACACATCACCTCAAAATATATCCAATCTACATCGAAAGGCATTAAAGAAACTTCAGCAGATGCTTAAAAAAGGGGAGAGATAA